The Verrucomicrobium spinosum DSM 4136 = JCM 18804 genome includes a region encoding these proteins:
- a CDS encoding CHASE domain-containing protein, whose protein sequence is MPKPPQPQLTAKASALAVLSLGLALTVWVSGLLWKGNHRAWEEEVRRLGQDRAELLRGQVLRSMEVLHAMVALYVARGGEVTRTEFRDFVNEALARQPELQALAWDPRVAGGDREAWEARARREGFPNFHFTEEKSEGHMGPAQLRDEYFPVFYLESLQRNAQALGFDVGSEPTRRSALEQARDTGTATATAPIRLAQETGSQRGFLVFEPLYRGQASTVEERRLLLQGFATAVFRIGDMVEMSLRHASKREILLTVRDLADGQLIHRQEGTRLKGAPIWETTLDVAGRRWALLFEPAPGFSRFRTDGMPWVALGAGSLISFLLAGHLWSLARRAAEIRESNAVLLNEVAIRKAAEAAAEAANQAKSEFLANMSHEIRTPMNAILGYSQILAREPTLHPFHRDAVATILHSGDHLLHLINEILDLSKIDAGRMELSLSEFDLTATLRDLEGMFQQRCEEKQLGLRLELPVPDHPIMVRGDEGKLRQVLINLLANAVKFTARGRVTLRVLPGDADVWRFEVEDTGTGISEELQERIFEPFQQGGPTTIPGGTGLGLAIARKQMEIMGGSLNVRSEVGRGSCFSATLALPQTAAARSGNGRTTVPRVLHLAAGYKLRALVVDDIAENREVLATLLTLVGCEVVLAENGRQAIEVVRVSRPQIVFMDMRMPELDGIEATRRLVEEFGSMGLKIVATSASALAHEREAYLKTGCDDFVAKPFRAERIYGCIETLLDVKFEYEPLPEGPASGEESVDLRQVSLPEELATRLTMAAELHSATVLKGCLVELEQLGPAGERLAQHLRGFLASYDMKTIQRIVAQIPVT, encoded by the coding sequence ATGCCCAAACCGCCTCAACCTCAACTGACTGCCAAGGCCTCAGCGCTGGCCGTGCTCAGTCTGGGGTTGGCTTTGACGGTCTGGGTGAGTGGACTGCTCTGGAAGGGGAATCATCGGGCCTGGGAGGAGGAGGTGCGGAGACTTGGCCAGGATCGGGCAGAGCTGCTCCGGGGTCAGGTGCTGCGCTCCATGGAGGTGCTGCACGCCATGGTGGCCCTGTATGTGGCCAGGGGTGGGGAGGTGACACGCACCGAGTTCCGGGACTTTGTGAATGAGGCGCTGGCCCGGCAGCCGGAGCTGCAGGCTCTGGCATGGGATCCCCGTGTGGCAGGTGGTGATCGGGAGGCCTGGGAGGCCCGAGCTCGACGTGAGGGCTTCCCCAACTTCCATTTCACCGAGGAAAAATCCGAAGGACACATGGGCCCGGCCCAGCTTAGGGACGAGTACTTTCCGGTATTCTATCTGGAGAGCCTGCAACGCAACGCTCAGGCACTGGGTTTCGATGTGGGGTCCGAACCCACCCGCCGGTCGGCACTGGAGCAGGCGCGGGACACCGGCACCGCGACTGCTACGGCCCCCATCCGCCTCGCACAGGAGACGGGATCTCAGCGGGGTTTTCTCGTCTTTGAGCCCCTCTACCGCGGGCAGGCGTCCACGGTGGAAGAGCGGCGCCTGCTGCTCCAGGGGTTTGCCACTGCGGTGTTCCGCATCGGGGACATGGTGGAGATGTCTTTGCGACATGCCAGCAAGCGGGAGATCCTCCTGACCGTGCGGGATCTTGCGGACGGCCAGTTGATCCATCGGCAGGAAGGAACGCGTCTGAAGGGGGCACCGATATGGGAAACGACCTTGGATGTGGCCGGGCGCCGCTGGGCCCTGCTTTTTGAACCCGCTCCAGGCTTCTCCCGCTTTCGCACCGATGGCATGCCGTGGGTGGCTCTGGGCGCGGGCAGTCTTATTTCCTTCTTGCTGGCTGGGCACCTGTGGTCATTGGCCCGCCGTGCAGCGGAGATTCGGGAGTCGAATGCCGTCCTGCTCAACGAGGTGGCGATCCGGAAGGCGGCCGAGGCGGCGGCTGAGGCGGCCAACCAGGCGAAGTCTGAGTTCCTGGCCAACATGAGCCACGAGATCCGCACGCCCATGAACGCCATTCTGGGCTACTCCCAGATCCTTGCACGTGAACCCACCTTGCACCCTTTCCATCGTGACGCGGTGGCCACTATCCTGCACAGTGGAGATCATCTGCTTCACCTGATCAACGAGATTCTGGATCTCTCGAAGATCGACGCCGGCCGCATGGAGCTCTCGCTCTCCGAGTTTGATCTCACCGCCACCCTCCGGGATCTGGAGGGCATGTTCCAGCAGCGGTGCGAGGAGAAACAACTGGGCCTGCGTCTGGAGCTGCCTGTGCCAGACCATCCCATCATGGTGAGAGGGGATGAGGGCAAGTTGCGCCAGGTCTTGATCAATCTGCTGGCCAATGCGGTGAAGTTCACGGCTCGGGGGCGGGTGACGCTCCGGGTTCTGCCGGGGGATGCGGACGTTTGGCGCTTTGAGGTGGAGGACACCGGCACCGGCATCAGCGAGGAGCTGCAGGAAAGGATCTTTGAGCCGTTCCAGCAGGGCGGCCCGACCACCATTCCCGGAGGTACAGGGTTGGGGCTCGCCATCGCCCGCAAGCAGATGGAGATCATGGGCGGCAGCCTCAATGTCCGTTCAGAAGTGGGGCGGGGATCCTGTTTCAGTGCGACGCTGGCCTTGCCTCAGACGGCGGCGGCAAGGTCTGGCAATGGTCGGACCACAGTGCCGCGAGTCCTGCATCTGGCCGCAGGCTACAAGCTGCGGGCCCTGGTGGTCGATGACATCGCTGAGAATCGCGAGGTGCTGGCGACGCTGCTGACACTGGTGGGTTGCGAGGTAGTCCTGGCCGAGAACGGGCGTCAGGCCATCGAAGTCGTGCGCGTCTCGAGGCCGCAGATCGTTTTCATGGATATGCGCATGCCCGAGCTGGACGGCATCGAAGCCACCCGACGACTGGTCGAGGAGTTTGGCAGCATGGGGCTCAAGATCGTGGCGACATCCGCCTCCGCCCTGGCTCATGAGCGGGAGGCTTATCTCAAAACGGGGTGCGATGACTTCGTGGCCAAGCCGTTTCGCGCTGAGCGCATCTACGGGTGCATCGAGACACTGCTGGATGTGAAGTTCGAGTACGAGCCTTTGCCAGAGGGGCCCGCCAGCGGGGAGGAGTCGGTGGATCTTCGACAAGTATCCCTGCCCGAAGAGCTCGCCACCCGTCTCACCATGGCCGCAGAGCTGCACAGCGCCACCGTGCTCAAGGGATGCCTCGTCGAACTGGAACAACTGGGCCCTGCCGGAGAACGGCTGGCACAGCACCTTCGGGGGTTCCTGGCCAGCTATGACATGAAGACCATCCAACGCATTGTGGCGCAAATCCCCGTCACCTGA
- a CDS encoding DUF1501 domain-containing protein — protein sequence MIPTLDMPPTGLPTRRQFLNRFGMGLGGVALAEMLATQQSASGAMAETGGVLGAPHLAPKAKRIIYLFMSGGPSQLDLLDYKPLLNQRHGEQLPDSVRGGQRLTGMSGNQSSIPLVGSPFTFQQHGPSGTWMSELLPHTASIAGDICVVRSLYTEAINHGPGVTFLQTGSQIAGRPSMGAWLSYGLGQDNANLPSFVVLITKGKGGQPLGAHLWGSGFLPTKHQGVLFRAAEDPVLYLNNPAGITDAGRRRMLDRLMELHEHQLELTPDVEIQNRISHYEMAYRMQSSIPEVTDTSGEPKHVLDSYGPDVKTPGTFAANCLQARRLAEKGVRFIQLYHQDWDHHGGLPGALPKLCQETDQPAAALVKDLKQRGLLDDTLVVWGGEFGRTNYCQGKIQPNFGRDHHPRCFSVWMAGAGVNAGTTYGETCEFGYNVVKDGVHIHDFHASLLHLLGIDHEKLTYKFQGRRYRLTDVHGHLVKGMMA from the coding sequence ATGATCCCGACCCTCGATATGCCTCCCACAGGATTGCCCACGCGACGGCAGTTCCTCAATCGCTTTGGCATGGGGCTGGGCGGGGTGGCGCTTGCTGAGATGCTCGCGACCCAGCAGAGTGCGTCGGGGGCCATGGCAGAGACGGGTGGGGTGTTGGGTGCCCCTCACCTGGCCCCCAAGGCGAAGCGGATCATCTATCTCTTCATGTCCGGTGGGCCGTCCCAGCTGGATCTGCTGGACTACAAACCTCTGCTAAATCAACGGCACGGCGAACAGTTGCCAGACTCAGTGCGCGGAGGACAGCGTCTGACCGGCATGTCTGGCAATCAGTCGTCCATTCCCCTGGTGGGTTCGCCGTTCACGTTCCAGCAGCATGGTCCGTCCGGCACCTGGATGAGTGAGCTCCTCCCGCACACGGCCAGCATCGCTGGAGACATTTGCGTGGTTCGATCCCTCTACACGGAAGCGATCAACCACGGCCCGGGCGTGACCTTCCTCCAGACGGGTTCACAGATTGCCGGCCGTCCCAGCATGGGTGCGTGGCTGAGCTATGGTCTTGGGCAGGACAATGCGAATCTGCCCTCGTTTGTGGTGCTGATCACGAAGGGGAAGGGCGGGCAGCCTCTAGGCGCGCACCTCTGGGGCAGCGGTTTCCTGCCGACCAAACATCAGGGGGTGCTCTTCCGTGCAGCCGAAGATCCTGTGCTGTATCTGAACAATCCTGCAGGCATCACGGACGCGGGCCGCAGGCGCATGCTGGACCGCTTGATGGAGCTTCACGAACACCAGCTCGAGCTGACGCCGGACGTAGAGATTCAGAACCGGATCTCCCACTATGAAATGGCTTACCGGATGCAGTCGAGCATTCCCGAGGTCACCGACACCTCCGGTGAACCCAAGCATGTGCTGGATTCCTACGGGCCCGATGTGAAGACGCCAGGCACCTTCGCTGCAAACTGTCTGCAAGCACGTCGCCTGGCGGAGAAAGGCGTGCGCTTCATCCAGCTCTACCACCAGGACTGGGACCACCACGGTGGCTTGCCTGGCGCGTTGCCCAAGCTGTGCCAGGAGACCGACCAGCCCGCGGCTGCGCTGGTGAAGGATCTCAAGCAACGCGGTCTGCTGGATGACACCCTCGTGGTATGGGGCGGAGAGTTTGGCCGCACCAACTACTGTCAGGGGAAGATACAGCCCAACTTTGGCCGCGATCACCATCCCCGCTGCTTCAGCGTCTGGATGGCCGGTGCAGGCGTCAATGCTGGCACCACCTATGGCGAGACGTGCGAGTTCGGGTACAACGTGGTCAAAGACGGTGTGCACATCCACGACTTCCACGCGTCACTTCTGCATCTGCTCGGCATCGATCACGAAAAGCTGACCTACAAGTTCCAAGGTCGTCGCTACCGGCTGACCGATGTGCACGGGCACTTGGTCAAAGGGATGATGGCGTAG